Genomic window (Oryza sativa Japonica Group chromosome 3, ASM3414082v1):
gggGAATAAAGTGAAACAACTTGTTGAGGAGGAGATCAAGGCCCGGGGGATTATATTGAGAGGGCTTAAGTAATGATAGTTTTTGAAAGGAATTAAGTAATGATAGTTATGTGTAcaacaaattttattttatgttatatatactccctccgtacagctcgtaaaggaagtcgttttggacagcgacacggtctccaaaacacaattttaacttcttgtttctataaaaatatttattgaaaagtgatatatgtatacttttataaaagtatttttcaagacaaacctattcatataacttttacattttcaaactcaataacttgagagttattcataatttatattccCAATATTTGATTAAACATTGCCTaaatgacttcctttacgagtacggagggagtatatgtctaAAGTTGCATTGTTGGTTTTATTCTTTTCGATTTTTTCATCGTGAGGCGCCTTCTAGAGTCATGACGGTATCACATATATGTAACTAGATATTATTGTATAACAACAACTTTTTCTCCCATTGCACCACTTATATTTGTTTGTAAGTGAACTAGCCTGCATCGATTGCAGAGTGTTATAAACCACATATCCAGAGTGTTATAAACCACATAGAAAACCCGCATGTATGGAGTTTATTAAAAATTTCAGCAAAGCCTCCATTGTCATTTTGAAATATCTTGTTTGTAGATCATAGGGAGGCTTTGTTAATTAAAATTGTTAATAACCTTTTTTTGGCTTAATTAGTAGTTTTTCATGTGGTTTTGTGGCACCTTATGTATATATGTGGATACctacaatattaaaaaaaagcttAAAGTGATGGATATTTATGACACAAAATAGCTCGAGCTCGAAGTTTCAGAACAAAATTCCCTCCCGCGAACCACTTACATACCCTCCATAGAGAATATCCTCCTTGCTAAATTTTGCCAATATCTGCAAGTCCAAAATTTCTGAAAGAATTCGACATTGTATTGCGGAATTTTGCCGGCACTGAGTTTTGCACTATTTTTCCGATAGGTTTGAAACCCTAGACACAGAACAAAATATAGATGGATCCACTGTTCGATTGAGTCAAGTGTAATACACTCAAGAATGAAATGAAAAGAAGAGGTAGGGTGCACCAGAAATCAAGCAACGGGCCGGCAATATACGTGCCCACACAATCCACTCATgactatatctatctatctatatgtatatgtagcTCCATTATTCCATATGATCAATAGGGCCGAAAGGGAACAGCACCGAATGTGCAAGAGATGCTCCCCCATTACCCTAATCATCATTCATTCATGTATAGCTCATCCTACTAATCATTTCACACtagttttctttctttctcctaCATGCCTGATCACTATGTCTCTGTATCAACAATTTTCCGGGTTACCGGATCTATCTATGACGGGGTGTGGTATTTCGACTAATTCGCTTGATCGAACACAAAAATTCCACATTACTAATTTATTAAAGCCAATTCCATGGGAcataataatttaaataaaatactcCACACCCTTATAATCAAGCCGGATaaagttaattttttaaaaaaagaaaaagaaaacagtgTAAATAGCCGATAACCAGTTAACATTGGCATGTGGCCACGCGGCGGGGGGAATAGAATATGAACCCGGAAAAGCGCGTAACGCGAGATCCTACTACAGCCTAGCATAGGGCTTGGGCCGTGGTGGGTGGGCCCCACACTAAGAAAAAACGCATGGGCTGCCACCGGATCCGACGGCCCCGGTGCGGCGTGGCCCGGCGACCGGGGgatccgcgtcgccgccgcccgggccccacctgtctcCGCCCCACCCGGCATCCTGCCCACCCCGACCTCCATCCATggcgttctctctctctctcccccctagCTATAAAACTTGCACTCCTCCAAACCCTACCCCCTCATCTCATCACAGCCAACGCATCGTCTTCCTTCTTCGTCGTCGATAGATCGGCTCTCGAGCTCACAACCACATCGATCGTCTCCGGCAAGCCGACGTACGTacgactagctagctagagaggAAGCGAGAAATGGAAGCCGCCGTGGGGTACGCCGCCGACAGCCTCATCAAGGCCACCGAGCTCAGGCTGGGCCTGCCTGGGACAGCCGACGACCTGCCCTCCACGCCCAGGGGCAAgaagcgcgccgccgcggcggaggacaacaacgccaacgccgccgccgccgacgacgacgagcacgaCGCCGTCGAGGCCGCGCCGCCGGTAGCCAAGTGAGTAGCTAGCTTTTCCAGAGATCATCTTTGACTTTTACGATGAAGCTAGCTAGGGTTCTGAGTTCTGACATGGcgactgcctcctcctcctccctgcaGGGCTCAAGTGGTCGGGTGGCCGCCGGTGAGGTCGTACAGGAAGAGCTGCTTCCAGCAAcagtcagcggcggcgagcaaGAGCAAGGCCGCCGTGAGCAGCTGCAACAACAAAGACGAGCCCATCACCAAgaacgcggcgccggcgccggcagcctcctcggcggcggcggccaacggCGGGTCGCTGGTGAAGGTGAGCATGGACGGGGCGCCGTACCTGAGGAAGATCGACCTGAGGATGTACAAGGGCTACAGGGAGCTCCGCGAGGCCCTGGAGGCCATGTTCGTCTgcttctccggcgccgccgacggtgCCAACCCGTCGGAGTTCGCCATCACCTACCAGGACAAGGACGGCGACCTCATGCTCGTCGGCGACGTCCCTTTCGAGTAAGTTCTTCACAAACTTTTCATCTCAACAAAtctcttaattaattagtaatttgcttatatatatatttgcagtCAAACTGATTAAATTTGCTGTTTGATTTTGCAGCATGTTCACCAGCACATGCAAGAAGTTGAGGATCATGAAGAGATCTGAAGCCACAGGGCTAGGATCACCAAGGCAAATGAAGATCTAATCTAAGAGCGacaagagatcgatcgatgcattCCATCaacttttcatttctttttattttttttcctcccaagccaaaaagGAGATGAGCTTGGGGGCATCAAAGCAAACACATGGATGTGCTTCTGCTTTGTTTCCATCTTTAAAAACTAGtaggttttaattttatgattTTAGCAGCACAAAGGAGATGTGGAGATTTGGGTTCAACTCTCCATGTGTATGTACAAACGAAACAGTTATTATATATTGATTGTTGGTTACTACTACTATACTACTTCAAATCATTTCAACAAGAGGCCGGGAAAGATGAACTGGTTCTCGTTCCCTTGCCCTTGATTATTGTGTCTCCTAATTGTGGATTTTACTATCGCTTCAATGCTTTTGTACTATACATATCGGTTGTTATTAAGATTTGTGTACTATATTGTGGTTGATATGATTCACCGTTTATGAGTCCAAATAATTAAACTGATCATACAAAGGGAAAACGGGAAAAGAAAATTGCAACCGGAAGCTAAGCTTCGTAAGACTCAAGACATGCAGCTTAAAttaatttcctttttgtttCCTTGCTTCACTTGTGTTAATTGAGAAGACACATATGTTTCACTTTGTATACGTAGCACACATGGACGATTAACTTTGCAATCAACTTCTTGCAATTGCATCTGAATCTTTGAGCTCAGTTTGTTAGAACAAATTGACTTGAACTAAAAAAGCCTTAACTAAGCAAATGATTAACTTTACTACGACGTTTCCAAAGAACAAAACTACTTAAGTACTACATATACCATGTGCTACAAGATTAGTTAAAGTTTAGTCATGCCTGATGATCACTGGATCCAATACCAATTCTGACCTAGACCAGTAAAGTCAGAGGGGGCAAAGAAATGGGGATAATTGATAGCTTAATTAGATGGGTCATCAAGACCGGTCAAGAAACTAAGCACAGCCCATGCAGAGCACTCAAGCCCCCTGTATTTCTGTTTGTTAACACATGCAATGGTCGAACTATGGGCGGACAGCATACATGTGGTGCACATGCATATGAGGGAGAGATCAAAAGCTGTATACAGAAGCATCCATCCATTGGcaccatatatatgaatatatatgatATGCATTATCAAATCACTCAATCAGTCAGTCAACTGATTGTTCATCAAGTCTTTTAATCCACACAACAAATTGATGACAAGTCATTTTCCTACAGGAAAATATAAATCAATGCATGCAAGGAAAAAGAAATTGAAGGTAGTACTATGCAATGCTAACCTCTTTCTTCAGCTCTGCCTTCCAGGATGCTGCTGCGGTGGTTTGGTTGCTGGAGCTCTTGGAACGGCAGCTCCATGTGCTGGTGGACATTAAACAAAAATGTTGTGTCCCTCtccagagattttttttttctttcctcctGTGAGATTTCTGATTTGATGTCAGGTTTCAACTAGAAGGGTATCAAAAGCGGT
Coding sequences:
- the LOC4333512 gene encoding auxin-responsive protein IAA12, whose amino-acid sequence is MEAAVGYAADSLIKATELRLGLPGTADDLPSTPRGKKRAAAAEDNNANAAAADDDEHDAVEAAPPVAKAQVVGWPPVRSYRKSCFQQQSAAASKSKAAVSSCNNKDEPITKNAAPAPAASSAAAANGGSLVKVSMDGAPYLRKIDLRMYKGYRELREALEAMFVCFSGAADGANPSEFAITYQDKDGDLMLVGDVPFDMFTSTCKKLRIMKRSEATGLGSPRQMKI